The sequence GCTACGACAATTACCTGGCCCCCTCAGTTGAGCAGTTTCTCCGCTAAGGTAAGCGCTCGGCAAACTTTCACGATGGCGGCTTGTCTCGCGCTCTCGTCGGGTTGGTCGTGCAGTGCGACAGCGAACTGCGCGAGCGCGTGCGCCAAGGCATGCGGCAGTTCCAGCTCGACGTTCATCCAGCCACATTCCTCTTTTCCTGCCGCATACTCCTTGCGGATAGTCTCAACAGCGAGATGCACACGCTGCTTGGAGACATCATATTCTTTAGCCAACTCAGGCAGGGAGCGCTGATTCACCAACACGCCGCTTGCCATGCTCAATGCATCGACTCCCATCTTCTTCGTCCTGGTTGCAATCCGGGCAAAGTCGTCTGCAGCAAGACGTGATAATTTCATTGTGCTCTCCAAAATGCATGAATGGTCGGCCGATACCGGCCGCAGTTTCCTTAGAATGCGTTACGGACGTCAGGCCAGTCGGCATGTCAGGCATCCTCACACCTTACTTTGTGCGATCTTACGAGTCAGCATCCGGGTGCATTTTCTGCCGCAGTTTTGCGGCAGTGCTGCCCCTCAAATCACCCAAAAGATGTTGCAAGTAGGCCCGGGAGCGTGCATCCCCCAGGCGTTCAAGCAGCGGCAGCACCATCTCAAGGAAACCAGCCCACATCGCCCACTCCTGCGCGTCAGAAGTGTGGCCTGCCTCCCTCATCAGTAATTGCAAACGCTTGAAACAGTCTTCGTTATAGCGGCCATTTTCGAATAACTCTGCAGGCTGAGCATAGAGCTGCTCCCCCTTGACCGTGCGCTCACCGGCGGCGACCGTTGTTGCATCTTCGATCGCAATAGTGCGTGGCGTGGTGCGAAGCTTTGTTACCGTACCTTTTGATTCACCGGTAGCAGGACCTGCGGACACCGGGTCTTCGACACCGCGGCGGTGTTCAGCGGCGTTTCCTTGGCCAGCGTCGGCTTCGGCTGGCGACGCGGCGACTTGAATGCGCTTCGCTGCTGATTTCTGCTGAGGATGCGCAACAGGTTTTTCCCATTCAATCCTTGGCTTCATGGCTTACGCTCCTAAAGTTCGGATCACTCATGGTGTGTTGATGATAACCAACAAACAACAATCTCAACATTCCAGATAACACCATCAAGTGCAATTTCAATCAATAGTAATACATCGTCTATTGACAATCAATAGATAAAACTTTGATGTCGGATAAATCCGGCCTTGTTTTGACTTGGATAATTCGCACCACCACCGCGTTGCTGCCAAGGCAATGAGACGCTGTCTGCAGCGCGAAGCGCGCAACCGCTGCCATCTCATGCCGGGTGCGATCAGCCTGGTCAACCATCTCGTTCACCCTTGACCATTCGTTCCATGCCAATGGTAAAAGCCGAACGAAGGCAGCGGTCGACATTGGCAACCAGATGTTCCCAGTTGGCTCGGAACTCTCCCTCGTCAAACCGCCTGTGTTTTCCTGTAAGTAGGTGTTGCTCGACGTTAATTTTGTCAACGCCAACCCGCCACTCGCAGCGGGCAGACGTAATCGAAGTGAGTACCGGTAGTGGCCGGCTTCGCCGACCTACCTCCGTCGGGGAGCAATACCGGGCAGAGCCAGAAATTCAATTCATAGATGGTGTTGTCCACATAACCCTCTTGCTCGGACTTCCTCGCTGCCTGCCATGGGAGGGCGGAGGGAAGGGGGCTTTGGTATCAGGCAGCGACGAGTGGGGTACTACGGCCCGTGCTGCCAGCGTCGGGGTTGGCCGGGAGCGGCCGGCTGCGTAGCGCAAGCGACTGTTGAAAGCCACGACCTCCGGATAGTCCTGGCCGACTTCCGCGCGCGAAGGCGGATGCATGCGCTCAAGATAGATTGTTGAATCGCGTCGAATAAATTGCGGGATCGAAAACTTAGGTACTAGAACGATCAACAACGTGGCTTAACCTAGCTCATGCAAACACCTCAGAAACTATTGTTACCCATCTCAATATGGTACTTTTGGAACCGACGTTATTGCTATTAATGCTAAGTTACTTTTATTGCAATGCATAATCAAAGGTGACTAGATGGGCATGATCTTCAGCTTCCTGGGTGGTCTGTATTTGGCAGCCGGAATAATCACTGCCACTGCCGGCGCCGGCGCCGAGCACATGGTGACGCTTGAAGTCGTCGGCAACATCAGGAACTTCAGCGATCCTGCCAGGCGCCTGTTCCAGTTGACGCCGACGCAGTTCCACGCCTTGCCACAATATTCCATCACTACGGCGACATCGTGGACTCCGGTGGTCACCTTCTCGGGCGTGAAGATGGAGGATTTGATGCAAGCGGCCGGGGCCCAGGGAAGTTACGCAATGGTATATGCGCTGGACGATTACTCAGTGCGCATACCGGTGTCAGATTTCAGAAAATATGGCGTTATCATTGCACGATACATGAATGGCCAGCCCCTGCTGCGCAACGGTTTTGGGCCATACTTCATCATTTATCCGAGGGACAAGTATCCTCATGAGTTGAGCACCCCTACGGCCGAAGCCAAATTTATCTGGCAGGTTAACCGAATTGAGTTTAAATGATTGCGCTGATCCGTGAAAATTGGGCCAAGTTTGTCGTGTTTTTGGCCATTAGCATCGTTGCCACCGGAATAATCGGCTATTACAGCTATGCACTGCTTGTATCGCCGACACAGTTCATTGCAACCGCAGGGCCAAAAGAGGGCTATTACTGGACCGTCGCCCAGTACCAGATCCATTTCGAGCGGCTCGACAACCAGATCGTGCGCTTCGCTTCGGGCTTGGATACGAACGTCGACACGCTCAAGCTGCGTCAGCAGGTCCTGCAGTCGAAATACCAAATCCTGGCCAGCGAGTCCACCTTGACCGCCTTTTTCGTCAACAGTGTCCCGCTGTACCGGGAATCGGTCGACAAGCTCGGCATGTTCATGGCTGACGCCGATGCCGATATCGATCTGCTCCGTACCCGGCCCGCCACAGTCAGCAAACTTGTTGGACGCTTCGACGAAATCCGCGACACCGTCAGCACGCTCTCGAACGCCGTTCGGTTTGCAGAGATGAAGCAACGCGAAGCGACGCTGGCCGACTTCACCGATAAGCGCAGCAAGCTGTATGCGTTGGTTATGGTGTTGTGGATTATGTTTCTCGTCGGCGCAGGACTGCTCATGTTGAACTTCTATCGTTCCAAGAAACTGACGCTGCAAAATGAGGCCTCCTTGCTGGCGGAGCGGCGAGCAGAGGAGGCGCTTGCCGAAGCTGTCTTCACGAAAAACACCATCCTCGGTACCCTCAGCCACGAATTGAAGACGCCCTTGCAGACGATCATGTCCTCGATCGACCTGTTGGTCAAGCGCATGAAAAATGAGCGGGATATCGTCGTGGTCAACCGGCTCTTGGCAGCGGCCGAGCGACTGGAGGCGCAAATGGAAGACTTGACCGATTACGCGAGGCTCGGCGCCGGCAAGTTGGCGCTGCGGCGCATCGAGTTCGATCCAGGCGATTTGCTGGACAGGGTGGTCAACGAGTTTCAGGAGGTGGCACAACGCAAGAACCTTGACCTCGTCATACGGCGCAAGCGAAGTGTATCGTTGGTTGCATCTGATGCGCGCCGCATCGAACAGATCGCGGCCAATTTAATCACCAACGCCATCAAGTACACTCCAAGCGGTCGCATTCAGGTTTCGCTCGACATCATCGACGGCGCGCAGCCGCTGTTACGCCTGATGGTCGAAGACACGGGACCTGGTATCAGTGAGGAAAAGCTGCCTACGCTATTTGAACCGTTTACTCAGCTCGACCAGAGCAGGACCCGCAAGTACGACGGTGCCGGCATGGGCCTGGCCATCGTCCGCCGCCTGGTCGAGCTTTTCGGCGGTCGGATCGACGTGCAATCGATGCCCGGCCGCGGTACCCGCTTCGCGGTGCAGTTACCGGTGGAGGTGCTGGCAAACGATGCCGGCACCGCCCCACAGGTTCAGAATGAGGCGCCGGCACGACAACGGATACTATTGGTCGACGACAATGCGGAGGTACGCATCTCGATGCAGGAAATCCTTTCCGAAATCGGCTACGTGGCGGATGTGGCGGACAGCGGCAACGTCGCCCTGCAGAAGCTGGCCACACACGCTTACGACGCCATCTTGTTGGACATCAGCATGCCGGGCATGGATGGGTTCGAGGTCGCGGCAACCGTCAGGGCCTCGCCTGGCGACAATCAAGCGATTCCAATCGTCGCCCTCAGCGCGTATTCACCTGATGCCGGAACGCCGGTGCAATGGGTGCATTTTACGGCCCATGTCGCGAAGCCTGTTCGCCTTGCCACGCTACGCCAGATCATGGCTGAGGTTCTCATCATCGACAATACTAACGAACCAGGCAGTGAGGTTCATACCGCTTGCAAGCAAGCGAACAGGGCGCGTTTTTGCTAATCAATGCCTTGACTTGGTGATGTGGCTGCTTGTTCCCCGGGTAAGCATCGCCGATGGAGGTCCGTGACACCATCTCTGCCTTGCAGAAACTGGAAATGCTGCAATGGCCCGCCATCTCAACCTGACCTTGGCCTCCACTGGCGTCGTCATACGCCCAAGGTTTTTTGAAGCTCTGCGGCAAAGGTCGCCATCCTGATCGGTTTTTCCTTCCACTGCACGCCAAATTGCTTGATCACCCTGGCGGCCTCTGATTCGTCAACCAAGCCGGTGACTATTTCGCCGGTCAGCAAGTAGACTGGGACCTCTTGGCTCGTGGAGGTTCGGATCTTGCGGATCAGGTTCTCAGCGGTCCGCTCGCCCAATATCCAGTCAATGATGTAGCCGTCGAAGTCTCTCTCTTCCATGGCGCGTTCAAGCGAGACCGGGGTGTAAAAGGCGAAGGCCTGGAAACCGCTGTCATTGAGGAATTCGCACAGGTTATCCGCGAAACCCGCTTCATCATCGACGATCGCCACGGTGGGCGCCGACGGCTGCCTCACTTCCAGCTCCAGCTTGTTTACCCGGTATCGCGGCCGATTATCTGTGAGCCGCGTGGCCTCCATCACTGACCAATTATCGCCGTCGCGCAGCGCTACAAAATCAACCCTGGCATTTGCTCCCAGTGGCTCGCCGACCCAGACCAGGCAGGGATACTGCATGCACTCCTGGCCAAGCGTTACCGTGGCCCGATGGGCCACGCCGCTGTTGCTGTCTTCTCCCCCTCCCAGCCCGATGACGGATAAGGATTCACCGAAATAATCGGCGACGATCTGCAGTTGGCCGATCGTCCAGTCGACTCCGCCATTCAGCTTCCGATGTGCCTGCGAGTAGCTCAGGTTCAGGATTTCCGCCAACTTCCTGCTTTGCTGGCGATCACTCACCCCGCTGCGAAACATCAACCCCTTCACTGCCGTCAGGATTGAATTTGAATTATCCGGCTGCTCGCTCAGGTGCATTTTTTTCTCGATGTAGTGGAACGCGTGGCCTGTTAATTTCGCGCGCGAAATCTCCGTATGCCCAACTTTCCGCAAATTGTAGCAACTGAGAATATTTTTTCACATCCAATATTTTCATATTTGGCAACCCTTCTACCAATTTCCATAAAATGCTAACAATAGTAAAATAGTATGCATAGGACGCTAGTATTACATCCTTTTGCTGAACAAAAGAAACATTTCCAAGTGAATATTTTGATTGGGAGGCTGGCATGACGACCTACCGTATTGGAGAGGAGCTGATTGAAAAGGGTTCGAACCAGCTCGAAAGGATGCTCGCCGCGATTCATGGCAGCAGGATACGCCCTGTCTGCCTATGCCGTCCCGCAGGAATTGAGATGTATGTCGTACGCCTCGAGGGACGGTATTTCATCAAACGTATGCCCAATACCGGCGGCGATCATGATCCAAGCTGCGCGTCCTACGAACCGCCAGCTGAGTTATCCGGCCTCGGGCAAGTCCTGGGTACGGCGATTGTCGAAAATCCTGACATCGGCACGACCACTCTGAAGCTTCAGTTCTCCCTGACCAAGGCAAGCGGGCGCGCCGCGCCCACGCCAGGGGAGGGCGCGAGCGACAGTGTGAGAACCGACGGCACCAGGCTCTCGATTCGCGCGTTGTTGCACTTCCTTTGGGACCAGGCGGGCTTTCAGAAATGGTCGCCGGCGATGCACGGAAAACGCAACTGGAGCGTGTTGAGAAAGTATCTCCTCCAGGCATCCCGGCACAAGAACACCAAGGGCAGCGAGTTGGCGGATCTCCTGTATATTCCTGAGCCTTTCTCGCTTGAGCGGAAAGAAGGAATTGCCCAGCGCCGTACTGCCCAGCTGTCGCGGATCGCCGAAGGCCACGGCCAGACTGGCGCCCGCAAGCTCATGGTGCTGATCGCCGAGGTCAAGGAACTGGCGCCGTCCCGCAACGGCTACAAGCTGATCGCCAAACATCTCAGCGATTTTCACTTTCTGATGAACCCTGATCTGCATAAGCGACTAGTCAAGCGGTTCGACCTGGAGATAAGCTTGTCGGCCAGTATTGAAGGTACCCATCTCGTTGCGATTGCCACCTTTGGCGTCAACAAGGCCGGCGTAGCCTCGATCGAGGAAATGGGCCTCATGGTGACTACGGACAGCTGGATTCCATTTGAGAGCTTGCCGGAAAAAAATCTCATTGATAAATTGTCGCGTGATGAAAGGCGCTTCATCAAGGGTCTACGCTACAATCTGGCGGACACGCGCCCACTGGCCGCGGCGGTGCTGACCGACACGCATGTGCCCACGGTAATGTACATACACCCGCCGGGGGCAGGGGAGGAGTATGCCATCGCGCTGGCGGAACTGGTCGACGGCAGCAAGACAGCCTCGTGGATCTGGCATCCCGATCAGGAGGAAATGCCGCCTTTGCCGCAGGTGGAAACGGCAAACGCTTTCGCGCGCGAAAGTCACAAGGGACGTGTGCCGCAGCAAACTGGGTAGTTCGCACAGCCCAGGAACTGCCGCCCTGCGGATCTGCCGCTCCTGGCGCTGCGGCGGATCATGATCACACCACAGTTCGGGCAACCATCTGTGTTTTCCGGTGCTACCGGTGCGCCTGACGCCAGGACCGGCGAGACAGGCAAAGAGAAACCCGGCGAGTGACGCATTCTCAGCAGCTCAAAGCCGTCGACCAGAACAATACCGGCGTGCGATGCAAACGACCTGGCTTCCTTGGTGAACGCGCCGCAAGTGACAATGACACCGCCGTCGGCGCCGTGCACCACCCCAGCTCACGCACCACACTCACGCTCACCTGCCTCGCATGCCACTGCTTGCACTGCACTAGCAGCGTTCGCCCCGCTTTGCGCACAATGACGTCGACGCCGCCATCCGCCCCCGCGCCTCCAACGCGAGAGGCGGTATAACCGTATTGCTCGAACAGGCACCGCACCGCCATCTCCAATTCATCCCACCGCATGGCGCGCAGCGTCCCGATCGACGCCATCTTGCGTACCAGGCGACGCTCGCGTGAGGCACGCCAAATCGCCACCGGCAGTGGCAGCAGAAACTTAGCGGCCAGCCATGGCGCCGCCGTCACTGCGAGCCGGGATAGCGGCGCAAGCAGGGGAAGGTCCCGCAAGGAGTAGGGCACAAGCAGCCGGAGAAGCAGATAAACGCTGCCGGTGAGGCACAGAATGGCCCAAGGTCCGCACCGGCAGCACAGTTTGAAGAGGGCGAACTGACCGCGCATGACGTCCCCTTAGCGCCGATCCGAACGGGAAGGGCGGCGACGCGCCACCATGCTGGCCACTGCCAGCAGTGCGTGGGCACCGGGCACGGCCATCAGCCCGCCCAACATCAGAACACCATCAACCCACACGAGCCAGCTGCCGCGTTCAAACGCAGTGACCGGGACCAGGATCGGCACAAGCAGCGCGATGGCGACAGCGCCGATGGCGGTCCACACGTACACCTTGCTCAAGCTCGAAAGAACCTTGCGTGGTGCTTGCCCCCCGCAACATTTCCGGCTGTGCTCCCACGTGCCAGCGGTTATCGCCAGCAGCGACGCCCACACGAACCCGGGCATGCCGTTCAGCCCGGTGTACAGCAATCCCGCCGCGCCAGTCACGGCAGCCAGCATGGCGTCCGATCGCACTACATCGTGGGTTGTAATCATCAGCTCGTTGTGCATACCACCTCCGCATGAAAAAAAATGGGCTTTTCAAGACATGGCAACAATACTTGAGGACATTTATTTTCTTTTAATGCAATTTAATTGGCTAGATTAATAGCTTTTTGATGATTTTACTTCCTTGACATGCAATCTTCTTTGACTAAACTGGCTTTAAATGCATGTTTTAACAAAATTTCATTTATTTAGCTTTTTGCCATGGTGATCGCAGATGCGCCAGTCCCCCACCACATGCCACCGCGCCAAGGTTCGCAGCGCCGCCGCTGCGGGCGCTGCGGTTACCGTCGCGATGCTTCTTGCTGTGCACACACTGGCAGACGCTTCGCCCATCCCGTCCCAGTGTTTCGCGCAGGCAAGCGAGCGTTTCAGGCTGACTAGTCCGGATGTACTCCGCGCCATTGCGCAGCAGGAGTCGTCTGGCCGCTGCATCGCGCGCCACCCTGCCAACGCCGACGGCAGCTACGACATCGGCTGCATGGGCATCAACAGCAGCTGGCTACCCACGTTGCAAAAGAAGTTTGGTCTGAGCGAGCAAGACCTGTACGCCCCTTGCATCAACGTCCACGTCGGGGCTTGGATTTTCGCCAAAAACGTCCGCCAGTACGGCGATTCATGGCAAGCGCTCGGTGCCTACAACGCGAAAAGCGAATACAAACGGATTGAATACGCATGGAAAATTTACAAACATCTTTCCCCCGCACGCTAACGCTGTGCGCGCTGCTGCACCTGGCCGGCTGCGGGAGCATACCCGTTGCGATGACCGAAACGGCGCCGGTACCAAAGCCGACGATGCTCGGCATCACCCAGGTTGGGAGCGGGCAGGCGACCCGCTACGTCTACTGCGACATCGGAAGCTGCCCGGCCCCCACCGAAAAAACACTGGCAAGCGCGCCCCCGCTCGCGCCGGTAGCGATGGCAACCATGCCAGCTGAGGTCGACATCGCCTTCCCATTCAATTCGTCGCACGTCAGCGACGGCGACCGAAGCGTACTGGAGCGGGCTGCCACCGCCCATCCAGGAGCCAGTGTCGAGATTACCGCCCGCTCAGATTTTGTGGGGCCGCCCGTCAGCCAGCAGAAGGTGATCGCGGCGCGCGCCAAAGCGATGCGCAGCATCGTCGCGCCCCAGACCCAGGACGCCCAGTTCATCGAGCGTCACGAGGTAGCCGGCCCGCAACGGGTTGCCCAGGCCGAACAGGCAACGCAGCGGCGCGGATCGGTGCGTTTCAACCCTTCCATCGATGTGCAACCGAAAGGAATCTCAAAGTGAACGCTACTCTCCAATCCTCCACCCTTTCCCGTAAAACGCTGGTCATCGCCACAATGCTCCTGATGGTGATCATGGCACTGATGGCCACCGCTCATGCGGGCGTCACCGGTGTCGAGTTCCAGCCCACCTATGACCTGATCATCGGCTGGGCCAAGGGCTACCTGGGCAAGATCTTCGCGGTAGCAGCCTTCCTGATCGGCGCTGGCTTCTCTGCGGCGCGCCAGAATCCGATGCCAGCCATCTTCGGCCTGGTCCTGGCACTGATCATCGGCTTCGGCCCGTCGCTGATCGAGTCCATCCTGACCGCCACCGTCTAAGGGGCCACCATGGACTTCGCCATCCCCTCGAAACACGACGAGCCGCCCAAAATGCTGTGGTGGGACTTTGACCAGGCCACGATTTTCATGCTCTTCGTGGTGTTTGGCATCCTGTCCGGCTTTCTGTTCCTGGGGGTGGTGATCGGTGTCTGGACCGCTCGCTGGTACAGCAAGAAAAAGGCCGGCAAGCACCGCTACTACGTGGTGCACATCCTGTACTGGTACCTGCCGAGCCAGATCATCTTCCCGTTCCCGCCTCTGCCGCCATCCTCCATCCGCGAATTCATAGGCTAACCATGGACAAGAATTCCTACCTCGGGCAGCTCGAAGTCGAGCAAAAGAAAAACCGCGACCTGCGCTGGCTGCTCGGCGGAGCCATCTTCGTGATCCTGGTGATGGCGAGCACTATCCGCGCGCAGACGGGGGAAACCAAAACGGCGTTCGTCCCGCCCGAGATTACCAGACCGTTCTGGATCAGCAGCGAGGACGCCTCGCAGTCCTACTACGAGGACCTGGCCCAGTTCATCAACGGCCTGTCGCTGAACGTCACGCCCGAGACAGTGAAACGGGCGTGCCAGCAGTACCTGACCTACGTGCTCGACAAGGACCGCGACGCGTACAGGAAAAAATGCGATCTGCAAGAGGCCAGGGTCAAGCGCGACGGCTCTACTTCCATGTTTTCGGTGAAGGAAATCAATACTGACATGAAGAACCGGCGCGTCGCCATTGGCGGCGACCTGGTCACGATCATCGCCGGCAAACCTTTCCCTCCGCGCCGCCAGACCTACGTGATCGACTTCGTGCATTCCGGGGGCCGTTTCTATATCACAAACCACCATGAGGCTGACAATGCTGATCCCTTTGCTGAGAAAAAATAGCCGCAGCACGCTTTCCTCGGCGGCACTGGCGATAGCCCTGTCCGGTACCGCCGGCGCTGTCGGCGCCGTCCAGATCGTCGAAGGCGGCGACGGTAGCACCATCTATGCAAAGCTGTCGAAGCAGGAAATGACGCGGCTCTCAGTCGAGCACGGCCGGATCGCCTCGCTGCGTGTGCGCGAGGGTGAACTGGGCATCGACGCCGACGAAGACACGGGACAGGTCTTCCTGACCGTACCCGACGGCGCCAGCAAACCGATAAATGGATTCCTGGTCACTGACAACGGCAACACCTACACGCTCGTGCTGCAGATCGTCGACTCGCCGGCGGACTCCATTATCGTCAAGCAACCAAAGGCGCGGGCTGCGCAGACACGCAACGACTTCCAGTCCACCAGCTACGACAAGGCCATCAGGCGCCTCGTCACGCTGATGGCGAACGACGAACTGCCAGACGATGTCCAGGTCAAGCAGTCCGGCCGCAAGCTCGACCTGTGGCAAGAAGCTTCCATGACACTGGAGACGCAGTACTTCATTGGCGACATGGTCGGGGAGCGCTACACCATTGCCAACGTGTCGCAGGCCGCCATGGTGTTGGACGAGCGCGAGTTCTACCGCAAGGGGGTCAGCGTCGTCGCCTTGGATCAGCTCAATCTCGCGCCTGGCGCGTCGACCCGCCTCTACGTGGTGAGGGAGAAGGCCCAAAATGAATGAAATCTCCCCGACCAACCGTGCTCGGCGCAAGCAGTACCTGCTGCTGGCCGGCGTCCTCATCGGCATCATGTCCATCGCCTCGGTGGGCGTGTATTTCACTTCCGACTCAGCACCCGCGTCAGGGGTGACGCGCAAATCCGACATCAAGACCAAAAGCTACATCGCCCCCGGAGAAAAGGTCGACCCGCAGGACGCATGGCGGGGCGTGTCCGATTCGCGCCTCACCACCATGGAGGCCAAGCTCACCGCCCTGGAGAATGAGAATCGAATTCTCAACTCCCGACTTTCCGGCGGCGCAGCAGCAGCAGCAGCAGCAGCTGGCGGCAAGTCGCCCGAACAGATGAGCGACACCGATCTCGATCGGCGCCTGGCCGAATACGAAAAAAGTGTCGACAAGCCCAAATCGAGCTACCCTGGCGGAACCCCTTCCGCGCCGGTGGCCGGCCAGGCCCCGGCGCGTGCACCGCAGCCTGGCATCGGCCAACCAGCGCCGTCGCCAAGTCCCAAGAGCGCTGCGCCAGGCGCCAGGCGCGACGCGCAGCCCTTTACCGGCGGGATCTTGACCGTGAAAATGGCACGCCCGGTGGACGCCTCAAAAGGTGGCCCGACGACCACCTCGTCCGCTCCAGACCAGAAGCGCCACGTACGCACCGCGCAAAACTACCTGCCTGCCGGCATGTTCGGTCACGCCAAGCTGCTCTCCGGCCTCGACGCGCCGACCGGCGGGCAGGCGCAGTCGAATCCCCATCCAGTGCTGCTGCAACTGATGGACCCGGCCATTTTGCCCAACCAATATCGCTATGACTGGGCAAAGTGCCTGATCGTCGGCGCCGGTTACGGCGAACTCAGCAGCGAACGCGCCTATATCCGTACCGAGTCGCTGTCCTGCGTGTCGAAGGATGGCATGGTTCTCGATGTTCCCATCAAGGGTTTCATCGCCGGCGAGGATGGCAAGGCCGGCATGCGCGGACGGCTGGTCAGCAAACAGGGACAGGTGCTGGGCAACGCCCTGCTCGCCGGCGTGGTATCGGGCATTGGTACTGGACTGGAACGCTCTTCGACGATCCAGTCCGTCTCGCCACTCGGATCGACAAGCACCATCAAGTCAGGCCAGGAGTTCCAGTCCGGCATTGGCGCAG comes from Janthinobacterium sp. J1-1 and encodes:
- a CDS encoding TrbI/VirB10 family protein → MNEISPTNRARRKQYLLLAGVLIGIMSIASVGVYFTSDSAPASGVTRKSDIKTKSYIAPGEKVDPQDAWRGVSDSRLTTMEAKLTALENENRILNSRLSGGAAAAAAAAGGKSPEQMSDTDLDRRLAEYEKSVDKPKSSYPGGTPSAPVAGQAPARAPQPGIGQPAPSPSPKSAAPGARRDAQPFTGGILTVKMARPVDASKGGPTTTSSAPDQKRHVRTAQNYLPAGMFGHAKLLSGLDAPTGGQAQSNPHPVLLQLMDPAILPNQYRYDWAKCLIVGAGYGELSSERAYIRTESLSCVSKDGMVLDVPIKGFIAGEDGKAGMRGRLVSKQGQVLGNALLAGVVSGIGTGLERSSTIQSVSPLGSTSTIKSGQEFQSGIGAGVGRALDRLANYYIQLAEKMFPVIEIDADRSVDVVLTQGVTVDVESKPE